From one Diorhabda carinulata isolate Delta chromosome 12, icDioCari1.1, whole genome shotgun sequence genomic stretch:
- the LOC130899861 gene encoding larval cuticle protein LCP-17-like: MKTLIFLGIYVYCVAAQGGNRRIPNSGQNPEGNARIISGASEVNLDGTYQWSFQSDNGISAQEVGQIKNANSQDPAEEAQGNFQYTAPDGSPIQLSYVANENGFQPRGDHLPVPPPIPIEIQKALEWNAAHPEEDDDGSGKPRRLR; the protein is encoded by the exons ATGAAAACATTG ATCTTTTTGGGAATTTATGTTTACTGCGTGGCTGCACAAGGAGGAAATAGACGCATTCCAAATTCGGGACAAAATCCGGAAGGTAATGCACGGATTATTAGTGGAGCTTCCGAAGTGAATCTTGATGGAACTTATCAATGGAg TTTCCAGTCCGACAACGGTATATCGGCTCAAGAAGTGGGACAAATAAAAAATGCCAATTCCCAAGATCCCGCCGAAGAAGCGCAGGGAAATTTCCAATACACAGCTCCTGATGGTTCACCTATCCAATTATCATATGTTGCGAACGAGAATGGGTTCCAGCCGAGGGGTGATCATCTTCCCGTCCCACCGCCGATACCAATAGAAATTCAAAAAGCTCTAGAATGGAACGCAGCGCATCCCGAAGAGGATGATGATGGCAGCGGAAAGCCCAGAAGACttcgataa